Within the Streptomyces sp. NBC_00554 genome, the region GCTCTGACCGATCTTGTCCAACCGGTGTCCAAGCCTCCCACCGTGTGGGTCAACGGTTACGTCTACCTGGCGACAGACGCGGACCCCGCGCACCTGAGCTACTGGGCGGACCCCCCGAAGTGGAAGATCGGCAGACAGTCGCAGCTGATTCTCTTCAACTGGTTCCAACGCTCGAACCAGGCGGCATTTCTCGCCGCCCTGGACACGGCCTGGCGCGCGGTACGCACGGAGAGCTGAGTGGCGAGGAAGGGGCGCCGCCGGAATCACCGGCGGGATCCCTTCCATGCTGCCCTCATACAGCCAAGGTCAACGCCCCAGAAAGATCGGATTCGTGAACGCCGCCAACGCTCCCGGCAACGGCGCGAGCACCACCTCATGGCGCAATTCGGCCCGTACGTACGCCGCGTACGAAGCCGTCGTACGCCACTCGACCGTGCCTGAGCCGTCCACCGGCAGCGGGTCGCTGGTGAACAGGACGCCCTGGTCGGTGAGGAAGCGGACCGTGCAGCGGGGTGAGCCAGTGGCCTCCAGGCGGATGGTGACCGGGGTGTCCTTGCCGACCTTCAACCGCTCGCCGATTCCCGCGTGTTCGCCCTTCGTGCCGGACGCGGTGAAGGCCAGCGACACCGACTGGGACTCGGCCACGTACGAGCGGCCCGCCCGGATGCCCTCCTGGACGGCCTCGCGGGTCAGGTCGTCGGCGAGGACGACCGTCTGGGGGCGGCCGACCGGGTCGGGATCGCGGTGGGCGTCGCTGTTGCCCATCGCCGGGATCCAGTCGCGGCCCTCCCGCACCGAGGCGACCAGCATGCCGTCCCAGTCGGCGAGGGCGACCTCGTCGTCGGGGGTGTACGCGCCGTTCCACACCTCGACCGCGTCCGCCTCCCCGAACCCGAACTTCCAGTTGCAGCCGATGCAGGTGGCGTGCGGGTGGGCGGGTACGACGAGGCCGCCGGAGCGGCGGATCTCCCGCGCGTACTTGCCGAAACGGTTGTCGCGGGCGCGGTAACGCCAGTCGATGAAGGTGCCGGGGTCGGTGCCGAGGGCGAGAACGTGACCGTTGCGCGTCGTGACCTCCTCGCCCAGCATGATCAGCAGGTCGTCACCCGCCTGGTCCGCCCAATGGGCGTGCGCGGAATGGGTGTTGTGCTCGGAGGTGTTGATGAAGTCCAGGCCCGCGGCACGGGCGAGGGCCGCGATCTCGGCCGGGGTGCGGCGGCCGTCGGAGTACCAGGAGTGCAGATGGCAGTCGCCGCGGTACCAGGCGCGGCCCCTGCCCTTGGCACGCGGGGGCGGGTACGTCGGCTTCACGGCGGGACTCGGCTCCCCGTACGCGAGCGTGATCGTGATCTCGTACGGCAGTCCCTGCGGAGCCACCGTGTACGGGCCGAGGGCGATGTGCCAGGTGCCCTCGCGGACCGGTCCGGGGAGGTAGCCCGGCGTCGCGTCGTCCGCGCGGATGAAGAACTCCGTGCGGGCGCCGCCCGACCAGCCGCGGAAGCCCTTGCCGCCCAGTGCGGTGCCGCGTTCGTCGAAGATGCCGATGTCCAGGGCATTGCCCTGCGTGCCGACCGGGACGGCCGGTTTCTCGTAGGAGTACGCGACCTTGAGCTCCCGTACCCCGGCCGGGACTTCCACCGGTAGGTACACGAAGTCCGGCGAACCGGTGGGCAGCGTGCCGCGCACCGTCCTCGTCTCCAGCTCGTTCGCCGCTTCCGCGTCGTACCCGGGTGAGAAGGTCACGCTTCCCAACGTAAGCGCAGCGGTCGCTCCCGTCACGATCAGAGCGCGTCTGCCTATGCCGTGGTCGTCCTCACACATGCTGCTGCTCCCAAGACGTCGTGAGTGACATGGGTGGTGGGGGGATGGCGTGCGGGTGGCATGTACAAGGCTTCTATCCGGCCGTGAACTGCGGTGCAAGGGAAGGGGATGGACAGCTTTCGGTCAGGCGCAGAGTCGGTCGCAGAGCCGGACACAGAGGTAGTGCCCTCAGCTCTGCGTGCCCTTCCAATAGGGCGGGCACTCGGTCCTGGCTGCCTCGGCCCAGTTGCTGTCGATGATCTTGCGCATGCGGGTGAGCTCCGTCCCGCTGGAGGCGTCCGCCTCCAGGTCCTCGCGGACCGGGACCACGAGGAGCAGATGCTGCCCTTTGCCGAAGGGCTCCTCGACCTCTGCCGCGGTCGGGTCGACCAGGTCGAGTTCGATCGTGCTCCTGCCCCGACCGGGCTTGATCCAGTCGGCGACGGCGAAGGTGAGCAGGACCCGGCCCGTCCGCGGAGCCGGACGCACGTCGAGTACGTCTCCCTCGACGATGAGGCGTGCGCAGGCGATGCCCTCGGCGTAGGTCTGGCCCACGCCGTCTTCGTCCGCCGCAGCACCGGCCGTACCGGACCGCGTCTCGCGGAACCAGCCGCCGTCGATCAGCAGGGCCGCGCACAGGACCGCCGCGGCCAGCGCGCCGCCGATGAGGGCCTGGCGCCGGCGCCGGTGGGACGCGCGCTCGGGCGGCCGTACCCGGGACGGGGTCGCGGAGGGCGCGGGTGGAGTCACCGGGTCAGGGCGCCGCCCCGGTGCGGCTGCCGGATCCGGGCCCGCCACGGCATCCCCGATCAGCGCAAGGGCGGCCCGGAGCCGCTCCTCCTCCCATGCCGTCGGCTCCGCCATGTCAGATCCCCCCACGTTGCCCAGTTCGGTTCGCAGCGCCGCCACGGCGTGGTGCGGCCGGCTCCCACCGATGTCCCTGGCCGCCCCCCTCATCACCCCTACGACGGAGCCGCCCTCCGGGACGTTCACCGGACCCGCGACTGCTGCCTACGTGTCCGGAGCCGCCGGTTCCAGTGCCACCGTGTAACGACCTGCGGTGCGGGACGAATCGGGCACTCAAGTCAGCCGTGATCGCCCGAACGTATGCTCAATGGATGACGACTTCCGCGACCTCCGGAACCGGTCCCACCGAGAACTCGCTGCGTCGCGCCCTCAAACGTGCCCGTGACGGCGTCGCCCTCGACGTCACCGAGGCCGCGGTGCTGCTCCAGGCCCGCGGCGCCGACCTCGACGACCTCACCGCGTCCGCGGCCAGGGTGCGGGACGCGGGCCTGGAGGCTGCGGGCCGCCCCGGTGTCATCACGTACTCGAAGAGCGTCTTCATCCCGCTCACCCGCCTGTGCCGGGACAAATGCCACTACTGCACCTTCGTCACGGTCCCCGGCAAGCTGCGCCGGGCGGGACACGGGATGTTCATGTCCCCGGACGAGGTCCTCGACATCGCCCGCCGCGGCGCGGAACTCGGCTGCAAGGAAGCGCTGATCACCCTCGGCGACAAGCCCGAGGACCGCTGGCCCGAGGCGCGCGAGTGGCTGGACGCGCACGGGTACGACGACACGATCGCGTACGTACGGGCCATCTCGATCCGCATCCTGGAGGAGACGGGGCTGCTGCCCCACCTGAACCCGGGTGTGATGTCGTGGACGGACTTCCAGCGGCTGAAGCCGGTGGCCCCGTCGATGGGCATGATGCTGGAGACGACCGCGACCCGCCTGTGGTCCGAGCCGGGCGGTCCGCACTACGGGTCACCGGACAAGGAGCCCGCCGTACGGCTGCGGGTGCTGGAGGACGCGGGCCGCTCCTCCGTCCCGTTCACCAGCGGGATCCTGATCGGGATCGGGGAGACGTACGAGGAGCGCGCGGAGTCGCTGTTCGCGCTGCGCCGCGTGTCCCGCTCGTACCACGGCATCCAGGAACTGATCATCCAGAACTTCCGCGCCAAGCCGGACACGGCGATGCGCGGTATGCCGGACGCCGAGCTGGACGAGCTGGTCGCCACCGTCGCCGTGGCCCGGCACATCATGGGTCCCGCCGCCTGCCTCCAGGCGCCGCCGAACCTGGTGGACTCCGAGTACGGGCGGCTGATCGGTGCGGGGATCGACGACTGGGGCGGGGTGTCGCCGCTGACGATCGACCATGTGAACCCGGAGCGTCCGTGGCCGCAGATCGACCTGTTGAAGTCGGAATCCGCTGCCGCCGGCTTCGAGCTGCGCGAACGCCTCTGTGTGTACCCGGAGTTCGTGCAGCGCGGCGAGCCGTGGCTGGACCCGCGGCTGCTGCCGCACGTACGGGCTCTCGCCGACTCGTCGTCGGGGCTCGCGCTGCCGGACGCGGTGGTCGAGGGGCACCCGTGGCAGGAGCCCGAGGAGGCGTTCACGTCTTCGGGGCGTACGGATCTGCACGTGTCGATCGACACCGAGGGCCGTACCGGCGACCGCCGTGAGGACTTCGACCTCGTGTACGGCGACTGGGAGTCGCTGCGGGAGGCGGCGGCGCCCGGGATGGTGCCGTCGCGGATCGACACGGACGTCCGGGCCGCGCTCGCGACGGCCGCCGACGACCCGACCCGCCTGACCGACGACGAGGCCCTGGCACTGCTGCACGCGGACGGCCCCGCCCTGGACGCCCTCTGCCGTATTGCCGACGACGTCCGCAAGTCGGCGGTCGGCGACGACGTCACCTACATCGTCACCCGGAACATCAACTTCACCAACGTCTGCTACACCGGCTGCCGCTTCTGCGCCTTCGCCCAGCGCCGCACGGACGCCGACGCGTACACCCTCTCCCTCGACCAGGTCGCCGACCGGGCCCAGCAGGCGTGGGACGTCGGTGCGATCGAGGTCTGCATGCAGGGCGGGATCCACCCCGACCTGCCCGGGACGGCGTACTTCGACATCGCGCGGGCGGTGAAGGAACGCGTCCCCGGGATGCATGTGCACGCCTTCTCGCCCATGGAGGTGGTGAACGGCGCCACCCGCACCGGCATGTCCATCCGCGAATGGCTGTCGGCGGCGAAGGAGGCGGGCCTCGACTCCATCCCCGGCACCGCGGCCGAGATTCTCGACGACGAGGTCCGCTGGGTCCTGACGAAGGGCAAGCTGCCGACAGCGACGTGGATCGAGGTCGTCACGACGGCCCATGAACTCGGCATCCGCTCCTCGTCCACGATGATGTACGGCCATGTCGACCAGCCCCGCCACTGGCTCGGCCACTTCCGCACCCTCTCCCGTATCCAGCAACAGACCGGCGGCTTCACGGAGTTCGTGACCCTCCCGTTCATCCACACCAACGCGCCGGTGTACCTGGCGGGGATCGCCCGCCCCGGCCCGACCATGCGCGACAACCGCGCGGTCATGGCCATGGCCCGCCTCCTCCTCCACCCGCACATCCCCAACATCCAGACCAGTTGGGTGAAGCTGGGGACCGAGGGCGCGGCGGAGATGCTCCGCTCCGGTGCGAACGACCTCGGCGGCACGCTGATGGAAGAGACCATCTCCCGTATGGCCGGGTCGAGTTACGGCTCGTACAAGTCCGTCAAGGACCTGATCGCGGTGGCCGAGGCGGCGGGGCGCCCGGCGAAGCCGCGTACGACCCTGTACGGCGAGGTGCCGGAGGAACGGCAGCGGGCGGCGGCGGCTTCGGACGGGCATCTGCCGGAGTTGTTGCCGGTGTTGGACTGAGGTTCTCCCTGGGAAGCTCGTGGCCGGAGAGCGCCCCTCGCCCGGCGAGAAATCCGCTTCGGTGGTGTCGGTGACTCCTGTTAACTTCCTGTGGCTCGTGTGATCCACGAGGCACAGGAACTCACAGGGGAGGGGCACTTGGCCAGGAACGGAACACTCGGCGGCCTCAGACGGCTGGCGGTGGGGTGTTGTGCGGCAGCGCTCGTGACGGCCGCGACAGGCACGGCGCACGCCGCGGACAATCTGCCGCCCAGGCAGCCGGTCGTCCAGGATCTGCAGACCGGGAGCAAGCCGTGCGCGACGGGCGACGACAAGCCGTACGTCGCGACGCCGCCCATGCTCAGCGCCGTGCTGTACGACCCCGAGGAGGACAACCAGCCCGTCGAGGCCAACATGGTCAAGGGTGAGTTCGAGGCCTGGTGGACGGACTCGACCGGGGCTGAGCAGCGCCGCACGTACACCACGTACGAGACGCTGTCGGGCAGCAGGCAGCTCTGGCGGATGCCGGAGGACATCCCGGCGAACACCGTCGTGTCGTGGCACGTCCGCGCCAACGACGGGAAAGCGGCCTCCGCTTGGAGCTCCGAGGGCGAGGGCTCGGTCTGCGAGTTCGTGATCGACGACGTCAGCCCGGACCGGGCGGTCGTCACGTCCCCGGACTACCCGGAGGAGCAGATCCAGGACGGCGTCGGCGTCTACGGCAGCTTCACGATGGACTCTCCCTCACCGGACGTCGTGGAGTACCGCTACAACTTCATCAGCGGTCCCTACGCGACCGCCCGCCCCGACGAGCCGGGCGGGCCCGCCACGATCCGCTTCCTGCCGTTGAGGTCCGGTCCCGACTACCTCACCGTCCGGGCGATCGACCGCTCGGGACGCAGCAGCTCGACCACCACCTACTGGTTCCGGGTGCAGTCCGGCCGCGCCCCGGTCGCCCAGTGGAAGCTCACCGACGCGGCGGGCGCCACGAGCGCGGACGCCGAGTCGGGCACCGACGCGCGCGCCGGCTCCGGAGTGACCTTCGGGGGAACCGCCCCGGCCGGCACCGGCCTCACCACCACGGCCCACCTCGACGGCGGTGACCAGGCGTTCCTGACCCCTGATGCCCCGGTCGTGGACACGGGCGGGACCTTCGCGGTCGGCGCGTGGGTACGCCCGGAGCGCACCGACCGGGACATGGCGGTGGCGAGCCAGGGCTCCGACGGCGCCACCCTCGGGCTGCGTGCGGGCGACGCGGGCCCGGTCTGGTCGTTCACCGTCGCCGGTCAGGAGGTCTCGGGCGGCGTTCCGGAGAGCGGCGAGTGGGCCTACGTCCTGGGCCTTTACGACGCCGAGACCGGCACGGCGCAGCTGTATGTCAACGGCTACGAGACCGGTACGAAGACGCAGGCGGCGCCCGCGGAGACAACCGGCGCATTCCGGATCGGCCAGGGCGCCGGGGTGTCGGCGTGGCAGGGTGACATCGGCGACGTACGAGCCTACGACCGTGTCGTCGTACCCGCCGAAGCCACCGAACTCGCCCGGCAGAAGCCTCAGTTGCTGGGGCACTGGTCCCTGGAGACGGCGTCGGACGGCGTCAGCCCCGAGCAGAGCGGCGGAGTGCCGCTGAAGCTCGGCGCGGGCGCGGTCATCCACCGCGGCCCGGACAACTCCTGCCTGCCGGACATCGACCCGGACTGCCCCGTCGTGCCTTACGCCCTCGTCGGCGACGGCCACCTCCAGCTGGACGGCGAAACGGCCTACGCGGCCACGGACGCCGCCCTCCTGGACACCGCGGACAGCTTCACCATCGGCGTCGTCGTACGGCTGACGGACTCCGAGCCCTCCGGCCCGATGACCGTGCTGTCGCAGGCCGGCGAGCACACGGACGCCTTCAAGGTGCGCTACGACCCCTCCACGTACTCCTGGCAGTTGGTCATGCCGGAGAAGGACGAGGCGGGCGCCGCCGAGACCGTGGTCTCCCAGATCACGGGGGCGGACGGCGGCGAGGGGCAGGGCCACCACCTCGCGGTCGTCTACGACGACGCCACCGACCGGATCAAGCTCTACCTGGACGGCTACACCAACGCGGGTGCCACCGCGTCCTTCCCGAACGGCTGGCACAGCTCCGGACCGCTTCAGGTGGGTCGCGGACACGTCGGCGACGGCTGGGGCGAGTACCTCCACGGCGACGTCGACGAAGTCCAGGCGTACAGCGGGGCCTTGAGGGACCGCGACATCATCGGCCTGGGCTCGGGCACCGACCCCTGCCTGTGCTGAGCTGCACAGGGCGCTGAAACTGGACCGGTCGCCTCCGCCCTCGTGTACGGCGGCGGCGACCGGTTTTTGCGTGACAGCGGAGGAGATGTTGATGGACCACCCGGACTCGCGGTATGCGGCACGTCTGGCCACGTACGGAGCCGTTTCCACGCACCTGTCGCTGCTGAGCGACCGTCGACTCGGCGAAGCCGTGGCCGCGGCCACCCCTCTCGGGTCCGGCATCGGGGGCAGGTCGGCCGAGCTAGAGGTCGGCGGGACCCGGGTCTTCGTCAAGCGAGTGCCTCTGACGGACCTCGAGATGCGGCCGGAGAACGTACGGTCGACCGCGAACCTCTTCGGGCTGCCGATGTTCTACCAGTACGGGGTGGGCTCGGCCGGATTCGGGGCCTGGCGCGAGCTGGCCGTGCACACGATGACCACCAACTGGGTTCTCGGGAACGAGTACGAGGGCTTTCCGCTGATGTACCACTGGCGAGTCCTGCCGGACTCTCCTCCCCAGGGATTCGCCGACGTTTTCGGAGGCATCGACGGGGCGGTCGCGCACTGGGAGGGCGCCCCGGCCGTCCGTGAGCGACTGGAGGCCATCGGCCGGTCCTCCTTCAGTCTCGCCGTCTTCCTGGAACACGTCCCTCAGACCCTTGGCGAGTGGCTGGGCGAGCGACGGAAGGCCACTCCGGCAGGCGAAGACATCCCGGGGTACGAGTGGGCGGAGGAAGCCGTGACGCGCGGTGCCGCCTTCATGAGCTCCCGCGGGCTCGTCCACTTCGACGCCCATTTCAACAACGTCCTGACCGACGGCCGGCTGATCTACTTCGCGGACTTCGGCCTCGCCCTGAGCTCCGGGTTCGAACTCTCGGAGAACGAGGCCGAGTTCCTCGCCGACCATCACGCCTATGACGGCTGCTACGTCGTGAACCATCTGCTTCGCCACCATCTGCCCGACGGCCTGCGCGGCACGGCGGAACACGAGGCGTTTCTGCACAACTGGATCGCGGGTGGAAGGCCCGAGGGGGTCCCGCCCGCGATCGCCGCGATCATCGACCGGCATGCACGCGCCGCCGCCGTGCTGGACGGGTTCCACCACGGCCTGATCACGGTGAGCAAGCGGACACCGTATCCGGCGGCCGACATCGAACGGGCCAGGCCGGGGGGTCGTTCAGCGGGGTAGCGGCGGGCGCGGCCGACTGTCAGCCGGAGCTTCCCGTTCCGCTCTCCCGTGTGCCCGTCCCGAACGGCAGATGGATGGCCAGCAGCACGACCCCGCTGAGCAGGAACACCCGCATCGCGGCGTCCAGTCCGTTCCAGTCTCCCGACTGCCACATGACGAACCACTCGCCGCCGATGCCGATGAAACCGGCGCCGAAGAGGAGCAGGAGCATCAGCAGGCCGAGGGTGGAGACGGAGCGGGCGCGGGTGTGGTCGCGGCGGGTCCAGAGGAAGGTGCCGGCGATGAGGACGAGGGCCGCGAGGGTCTCCCAGGCGATGATCGCGATGTACGCGGCGTCCTGCCAGGTGCGTGACGTGATGGCCCGCCACATGAGGTCGTCGTCCTTGAACGTTGTGTCCATCGCGAGGACATGGCGTACGAACTGCTGGTTGGTGCCGAAGTCAGTGATGTTGCTGAAGGCGACGAGGGAGATGTAGAGCGCGACCGTTGCGGTGAGGAGGGTGTAGGTGAGGTGGAGGACGGTGGAGTGGGGGGTTCTGGATACAGGCATGATCCCAATATGGCCCTGTGGGACGGTCAACAACCATGCCTCTTCAGGTGGGTTGGGCCAGACTGGAGCCGGTCCGGGCAGGCGATTGCGGAGGAGACGGGCGGATGGTGCGGGCGCGGCCCTCGATGCGGGAGCTGATCACGGGCCGCACGCGGCGCGGGTTCGTCGGGCGGGGTGCGGAGCGCGCCGCGTTCCGGGAGAACCTCGAACTGCCGCCGGAGGACGAGCGGCACCGGTTCCTGTTCCACGTGCACGGCAACGCGGGGGTCGGAAAGTCCTTCCTGGTACGGGAGTTGGAGCAGCTCGCGCGGGAGCGCGGGGCGCTGACCGCCTACGTCGACGAGAGTGCGGGCAGTGTGCCCGAGGCGATGGCGGCCATCAGCGACCGGTTCGCACGGCAGGGGCATCGGTTCAAGGAACTCGACCGGTTGCTGGCCACGCATCGGGAGCGGCGGCACGAGGCCGAGTCGACGGTCGTGGAGACCGTAGAGACGCTCGGACCCCAGCCCTCGGCAGCCGGCATGACCGCCGCCCGCGCGGGACTCGTCGGGCTGGGTCTCGTGCCCGGCGTCGGCGCGTTCGCCGGAGCCATCGACCCGGCCCAACTCGCCCAAGGAGCCGACCGGTTGCGTGCGGGGCTGAGTGCCCGCTTCCGCAACCAGGAGGACGTACAGCTGGTGCTGTCGCCCGAGCGCGTCCTCACACCCGTCCTGCTCACCGAACTTGCCGAAGCCGCCGACGCGGCCCCCTGGCTCGTGCTGTTCTTCGACACGTACGAGCGGACCGGACCGTTCCTCGACGGCTGGCTGCACGACGTGATGACGACGGACCGGTACGGCGGCTCGCTGCCGGCCAACACCGTGGTCGTGACGGCCGGCCAGCGGGCCTTCGACACCGCCCGCTGGGGCGGCTTCGCGGACTTCGTGACGGACCTCCCGCTGGGGCCTTTCACCGAGGCCGAGGCGCGGGGGCTGCTCGCCGACAGGGGCGTGGTGGCCGAGCCGGTCGTGGAGGAGGTGCTGCGGCTCACGGGCGGGCTGCCGGTGCTGGTGTCCACGCTGGCCGAGGCACGGCCCACCGACCCCGACGACATCGGCGACCCGAGCGCGACGGCCGTCGAACGGTTCCTCAAGTGGGAGCAGGATCCGGTACGTCGGGGGGCCGCCCTCGCCTGCGCGCTGCCCCGGCGCCTCGACGCGGACGTGTTCCGGGCCGCCGTGGGCTGCCCGGAGGAAGAGGCCGAGGCGCTGTTCGGCTGGCTGCGGTCGCTGCCCTTCGTCAGCGACCGCGGGGACCGGGTCCAGTACCACGACGTCGTACGCGCCCCGATGCTGCGGTTGCAGCGGCGGCACTCCCCACGGGGGTGGGCGGAGCGGCACGCGCGGCTCGCGGAGACGTTCGGAGGGTGGCGGTCCGAGGCCGAAGTCGGCTTGGACGAAGATGAGTTGTGGTCGGACGCGGCATGGCGCGAGCTTCGGCTCGCGGAGTCGTACCACCTGCTGTGTGCGGGAGCGCGGGCCGCGCTGCCGGTGGTGCTGCGGGACTTCGTCGACGCCTGCGACGCCGGTGACGTCTCCGCCCGCCGCTGGGCCGTGGCCATGGTGGAAGCGGGCGAGGACGCGGACGCGGAGGCAGTACGGAAGTGGGGGCGCGACCTGCTGGGGGCGCTCGCCGAAGGCGGGGTGGTGACCGCGCTCGGGCTGCTCCTCGACCGGCCCGGAGGGCTCGACGAACCGCGACAGGCGCTCGCCCGGACGGTGCGGGGCCGCGCGCTGCGGCACAGCGGCGCGTACGAGCAGGCGGTGGCGGAGTACGGCCGGGCCATCGCCCTCGATCGGGAACTGGCGCGGGCCTACCGCGGCAGGGCGTTCAGCCGCGGCGGCCTCGGCGACTTCGAGGCGGGGATCGCCGACCTGGACCGGGCCGACACGCTCGCACCCGACCATGCCGAGACCGTCTCCCTGCGCGGCGAGTACCACCGCGCCCTGGGGCACGACGACGAGGCGGTCAGGGACCTGGACCGGGGGATCGAGCTCGACCCGTCACACCATTTCGCCTGGGCCTCCAGGGGAGCCATCCGTCAGACACTAGGACTGCTGGACGACGCTCTCGCGGACCTGAACCGTGCGTTGGGAATCAGGCCGGACTACCCCTTCGCGCTGATCCGCAGGGCCCGCGTGTGGCGGGCTCTCGGCGAGCAGGAACGCCAGATCGCGGACCTCGATCACGTGGTCCGCCTGGATCCCGACGGAACCTGGGGCTTCGGCGAACGAGGAGACGCCCTCTGCTCCATGGGCCGCTACGAGGAGGCTCTCGCCGACTTCGACCGGGCCATCCAACTCGACAGCGCCTACGCGTCTGCCCACGCGAGCCGGGGTGCCTGCCTCAGCGAACTGGGCCGGCTCGACGAGGGCCTGGCCGACCTGGACCGGGCCATCGCACTCAGGCCGGGATACCCCTGGGCGCTGTGGAAGCGGGCGGAGATCCGTCTCCAACAGCACGACTACGTAAGGGCGTTGGCCGACACCGACCGGGCGGTAACCCTTCAGCCCGACAACGCGGAGATCCTCGTATGCCGGGCCCGGGCGCTGATCGGTGTGGAGCGGTTTGCCGAGGCCCGTGCCGACCTTGACCGCGCGGTCGAACTCATCCGGTCCATGTCGCCGGACTGGGCCGGCCTGGCTCCACTCCTGGACCGGATCGACGCGGCGCAACGGGATGCGCGGTAGTCCCCAGCCCACCTTCGGCACACCTCACCGCACCGGCAAACCCCACCGAACGCCGGTCAAAGGTGATCAGTGGGTTCACATTTCGCATAACGTTCCGCCTCTCAACCGACCGTTCCCGTTCGATTACAGTGCTGGGCAGTCGGACGTACGGACGGTGCCTGGGAGGTCTCGGTGGGTGCGACAGCCGGTGCCGTCTGGGGCCGTGCCGAACAGCAGGACTTCCGTAGCCGGGTGCGCGGGACGCTGCTGGGTACGGCCGTCGGCGACGCGCTGGGTGCGCCGCTCGACGGGCTCACCCTGGAGGAGATCCGGGAGGCGTACGGCGCCGAGGGCCTCACCGATCTGGCCTTCGGGCACGGCAGGCGGGGC harbors:
- a CDS encoding tetratricopeptide repeat protein — translated: MVRARPSMRELITGRTRRGFVGRGAERAAFRENLELPPEDERHRFLFHVHGNAGVGKSFLVRELEQLARERGALTAYVDESAGSVPEAMAAISDRFARQGHRFKELDRLLATHRERRHEAESTVVETVETLGPQPSAAGMTAARAGLVGLGLVPGVGAFAGAIDPAQLAQGADRLRAGLSARFRNQEDVQLVLSPERVLTPVLLTELAEAADAAPWLVLFFDTYERTGPFLDGWLHDVMTTDRYGGSLPANTVVVTAGQRAFDTARWGGFADFVTDLPLGPFTEAEARGLLADRGVVAEPVVEEVLRLTGGLPVLVSTLAEARPTDPDDIGDPSATAVERFLKWEQDPVRRGAALACALPRRLDADVFRAAVGCPEEEAEALFGWLRSLPFVSDRGDRVQYHDVVRAPMLRLQRRHSPRGWAERHARLAETFGGWRSEAEVGLDEDELWSDAAWRELRLAESYHLLCAGARAALPVVLRDFVDACDAGDVSARRWAVAMVEAGEDADAEAVRKWGRDLLGALAEGGVVTALGLLLDRPGGLDEPRQALARTVRGRALRHSGAYEQAVAEYGRAIALDRELARAYRGRAFSRGGLGDFEAGIADLDRADTLAPDHAETVSLRGEYHRALGHDDEAVRDLDRGIELDPSHHFAWASRGAIRQTLGLLDDALADLNRALGIRPDYPFALIRRARVWRALGEQERQIADLDHVVRLDPDGTWGFGERGDALCSMGRYEEALADFDRAIQLDSAYASAHASRGACLSELGRLDEGLADLDRAIALRPGYPWALWKRAEIRLQQHDYVRALADTDRAVTLQPDNAEILVCRARALIGVERFAEARADLDRAVELIRSMSPDWAGLAPLLDRIDAAQRDAR